The stretch of DNA CAAGCCACTGTTGTATTTTATGAGGAGTGAATTTTAGATTTTTATTTTTTAAATTTTCTAAAGCAGTAGTAAGTTGGTATTCACCCTTTTCAATTATATTTTTATCCAAAATATATTTTATCTCATGTTGTAGTACTTGACCACTTTTAAAATAATAAATGCCAACAATTGCTAAATTCGAAATTGGTTTTTTTGGTTTTTCTACAAACTCTGTAATATGACCATCGGCGTTTGTAAGCACTACACCATATGAGCTTGGGTCTTCAACTTCTTTTACAAAGATGCAGCCATCTGACTCAGAAGGAAAGTTTAGTTTTGTTTGAAAAATTGTGTCCGCAAAAACAATAAGAACGGGTCCCATTAACAACTCCTTTGCTGAATATAAAGCATGGGCTGTGCCTAATGGTAATCCTTGATAATAAATTTCATGAGAAAGATTATTTTTTTGCGCAACATTTTGCAACATTTTTTCAATACTTTGGTCCTGCTTTTCAAGAATAAAGCCAATCTTATTTATTTTTATACTCGACTCCTTAACAACAAGATCGACAATTCTTTGAATTATAGTCGTACCAGCAATTTCTAAAAGTGGCTTGGGAGTAGTTAGAGTTTGTGGGCGTAATCTAGTTCCCTTTCCAGCCATTGGAATAATTAAATTCATATATTTATTTTGTTCCTGTGCTTCCAAATCCCCCGACTCCTCTCTCCGTTATTGTTGACTTAGCTATATCTTGCCAATTAATTTTTTCTACTCTACTAACCACAATCTGTGCAATCCGATCTCCATCCTTAATCTCAAACAAATCTGATGAGTGATTAATTAAAATAACTTTTATTTCTCCTCTATAATCTGAGTCTATTGTCCCAGGTGTATTTAAAACGGTTATTCCACTTTTTGCTGCTAACCCACTACGGGGTCTAACCTGTATTTCAAAGTTTTCAGGTATTTCAACAAATATTCCCGTGGGCACGGTGACTCTATCTCCGCACGCAATAAAAAGACTCTTGGGAATATTTGCTCTAATATCCATCCCCGCAGAACCTGCTGTTTTATAAATGGGATTTGGATGACTTGATTTATTAATTAATCCTACTTTCATATTTATATTTTTTATTTTTATTTAAAATATCCTTCATCTGCATATATATAAATATAATGTATAAAAAGAACAAAACCGTGTTGTCTATTTGAATATTGCGACATATCTCCGCATCAAAAAATTGGCTCAAATAAAATACAACTAGTGCAATAAAAAGCCACTTCGATATTGAACTGATTTGGTATTTAATTTTAAAGTGCTTTTGACCTAAACAAAAAGATATTAACATCATAGTAGCATAGCAAGCAAGGGTAGACCAGGCTGCACCCATATATCCTAGTTTAGGAATTAAAATAAAATTTAAGGAAATGGTCACCAAACCTCCAAAAGAAGATATGATAGCAGCATATCTAGTTTTATTAGTAACCTTATACCATACGGATAGATTATAATAAACACCTAAACAAATATTTGCTAATAGAACAATGGGGATTATTTTTAACCCCTCATGATAAAGGGTATTGGGTATTAATAATTTAACTACATCAATATAAAGTGTAATTAATAAGAAAATAATTAATGCAAAGGCAACAAAGACTTTTAACATAAGTGCATATAATTTTTTAGCATTTGGCCTTTTAAACTGATTGAAAAAAAAAGGTTCAGCGGCAAATCTATAAGCCTGAACAAATAAGGTCATGAAAATTGTCAACTTATAACAGGCAGAATAAATACCTAATTCACGCATTGCGATACCTTGTGGCAATAAGTATTTAATTAATATTTTATCTGCCGTCTCATTTACTACAAAGGCAATACCTGCAATCAATATTGGCCATGCATATTGAAGCATTTTTTTCAAAATCACATAATTAAATGTGCTGAAATTATTCTTAATATCTTTAGATAAAATTACTATTGTTATTACACTGGCTATTAAATTTGATAAAAATATGTACTCAACAGAGATGGAGAAATTATCTAAATTGACCATTGAAAATAAAAATTCTTTTTCAATTAAATAAGGCAACAGTATTAAAAAGAAAATATTAAAGAATATATTAAATAAAATATTTACCGTCTTAACAACCGCGAACTTAATTGCTTTATTTTGTTGCCTTAAAAGAGCAAATGGGATTACACATAATAAATCAAATCCAATAATAAAGGTGAAATAGAGTATATATTGAGGTGTCTGGGAATAGCCTAAAATATTCGCAATTGGTTTATAAAATAAACAACCACATATTATTATTAAGAATGCGTTTGAGAACAAGAAAACTAATGCGGAAGAAAAGACGGTTGTAAACCTTTTGTCCTGATATTGATTAATATAACGAAAAAAAGCTGTTTCCATGCCAAAAGAACCAATAACCATAAGAAGGGCTGCATATGCATACATCTCTGTAACTATCGCATATTCTGAGGGGATAAATAAAATGGTGTAAAGAGGTACTAAAAAAAAATTTAAAATACGAGCTATGACACTACTAAAGCCATATATAATTGTTTGATTAAATAATTGTTTTATTTCAAGCATTAGCTAAAATTAGGTTGTCTTTTTTCTAAAAAGGCGACTACACCCTCTTTAAAATTACTTGTTTCAAATAGTTGAGAAAATTCTTTACTCTCTATTTCATCCCCCTTTGGGTGATAACAAGAATTTATAGATTTTATTGCAGCTCGTGCAGAATCAGGAGAAATTCGTCCACATAAGGAGGCAATTTTTAAAGATTTTTCCGCAATCTCATTAATAGTTACTACATGATTTACAAGACCCAACTCCAAGGATCGCTGGGCATTAAGCATCTGCGATGTTAAAATCATTTCCATAGCAATATTTTTGCTGATAATTTGAGGCAACTTTTGTGTTCCACTGTAACCCGGAATTAGTCCAAGAGAGCATTCAGGCAAACCTAACTTGGCATTATCAGTTGCCAATCTAATATGACACGCTAATGCTAATTCTAGTCCACCTCCTAAAGCATATCCATTAATTGCTGCTATAACTGGTTTTGAAAACTGTGTAATTTTATTAAACAATTTTTCTTTTCCTAATAAGCTTAAATCTAATGCTTCTTTATTATTAAAATTTTGAAACTCCTTTATATCGGCTCCTGCAACAAATGCCTTGTTACCCGAACCAGAAATTATAACAGATCTAACTTTTCTGTTTACATCTACTTCTTGCAAAAAATCTGATAAAGCACTTATTACGGTCTTATTAAGTGCGTTAAGTTGTTTCGGCCTGTTGATTAAAACTATTGCTACTTTATTATCTAAATCATATTGAACTAAAAGTTCGTTACATGTTTTGTAAAAACTAAATTCGCCTGAAAATACTGTTAAATTTTGCATATATTAATAATTAAATATTGTTGTAAATGGGTATTATTATTTCAAATACCGTTCCTTTAATGGATGTTGTATAGTTTATTTCTCCCTTAAAATCATCAACTATTTTTTTTACCATTGCAAGTCCTAAGCCTGTTCCACTACTTTTAGTTGTAAAGTTTGGTTCAAATATTCTGTCTTGAATTTCTGCAGGAATACCGGTTCCATTATCTGCAACTCTAATTATACAATTTTTATCTATCTTCTCGATCTCAATATTGACACTGATGGGGGTGTTGTTCTTTTGAGCTTGTAATGAGTTGTTAATAAGATTATTTAACACCCTTGTTAAGTGTGTTCTGTCTATAAGGACAAAAATAGCATCTAATCTCCTGCTTTTAAAATATAAATTAACGTTATTATTTTTAAATAATGTAACAACATGCTCTACCTCTTTTATTATACATATTTTTTCTAAATTTTGTGCACTTAAACTAGCGAAATCTGAAAAAGCATTGGCTATTCGTGTTAAAGTATCTATTTGTTGAATCATCGTTTTTGAGAAATTCATTAATTTTTCTTCCCACTCGTCTGAATAAAGCTCACGTCCCTTACCATCTTTAAATGATTTTTCCAAATACTGAACACTAAGCCTCATAGGTGTTAGGGGGTTTTTAATTTCGTGAGCTATTTGCTTTGCCATTTTTTTCCACGCACCTTCTTTTTCGCTTTTTATTAATTGTGTAGTTTTGATGTCTAATTCTTTTATAAGTTTATTATAGCTTTCTACCAACTGGCCTATT from Flavobacteriales bacterium TMED191 encodes:
- a CDS encoding nucleotidyltransferase — protein: MNLIIPMAGKGTRLRPQTLTTPKPLLEIAGTTIIQRIVDLVVKESSIKINKIGFILEKQDQSIEKMLQNVAQKNNLSHEIYYQGLPLGTAHALYSAKELLMGPVLIVFADTIFQTKLNFPSESDGCIFVKEVEDPSSYGVVLTNADGHITEFVEKPKKPISNLAIVGIYYFKSGQVLQHEIKYILDKNIIEKGEYQLTTALENLKNKNLKFTPHKIQQWLDFGTPKNLLSSHKELLTTQKIKYKDYPNTIIKPPCFIDSGVKIKNSKIGPNVSIGKDTIVSSSEISDTIIQSNCNINNANLKNSIIGKFVDYDQNFTEINIGDYCTLKKEK
- a CDS encoding dUTP diphosphatase, whose translation is MKVGLINKSSHPNPIYKTAGSAGMDIRANIPKSLFIACGDRVTVPTGIFVEIPENFEIQVRPRSGLAAKSGITVLNTPGTIDSDYRGEIKVILINHSSDLFEIKDGDRIAQIVVSRVEKINWQDIAKSTITERGVGGFGSTGTK
- a CDS encoding polysaccharide biosynthesis protein, which translates into the protein MLEIKQLFNQTIIYGFSSVIARILNFFLVPLYTILFIPSEYAIVTEMYAYAALLMVIGSFGMETAFFRYINQYQDKRFTTVFSSALVFLFSNAFLIIICGCLFYKPIANILGYSQTPQYILYFTFIIGFDLLCVIPFALLRQQNKAIKFAVVKTVNILFNIFFNIFFLILLPYLIEKEFLFSMVNLDNFSISVEYIFLSNLIASVITIVILSKDIKNNFSTFNYVILKKMLQYAWPILIAGIAFVVNETADKILIKYLLPQGIAMRELGIYSACYKLTIFMTLFVQAYRFAAEPFFFNQFKRPNAKKLYALMLKVFVAFALIIFLLITLYIDVVKLLIPNTLYHEGLKIIPIVLLANICLGVYYNLSVWYKVTNKTRYAAIISSFGGLVTISLNFILIPKLGYMGAAWSTLACYATMMLISFCLGQKHFKIKYQISSISKWLFIALVVFYLSQFFDAEICRNIQIDNTVLFFLYIIFIYMQMKDILNKNKKYKYESRIN
- a CDS encoding enoyl-CoA hydratase, translating into MQNLTVFSGEFSFYKTCNELLVQYDLDNKVAIVLINRPKQLNALNKTVISALSDFLQEVDVNRKVRSVIISGSGNKAFVAGADIKEFQNFNNKEALDLSLLGKEKLFNKITQFSKPVIAAINGYALGGGLELALACHIRLATDNAKLGLPECSLGLIPGYSGTQKLPQIISKNIAMEMILTSQMLNAQRSLELGLVNHVVTINEIAEKSLKIASLCGRISPDSARAAIKSINSCYHPKGDEIESKEFSQLFETSNFKEGVVAFLEKRQPNFS
- a CDS encoding GHKL domain-containing protein; amino-acid sequence: MFVKKITLSQQIFFSTIILVSFFLAIVAWVNINQIKTDTTNYNTERLARKDRAVAKSIEAIINLSTQYNVDLETAFRPILKDVGYIHKLKINIYNLDGQFIWSSDTTLLKDSIITRNISKDKIKLCFLSENKKTEYEKGSYFGTYRILYKDTITNHLTSSKPIINDNPFCILDVIYDKSTQQDVLEKTNQQIKSLVKLYLILLLIAIIFTFALLKQITAGLRSISKHLSNTNVHNNLKPLHWPVRDEIGQLVESYNKLIKELDIKTTQLIKSEKEGAWKKMAKQIAHEIKNPLTPMRLSVQYLEKSFKDGKGRELYSDEWEEKLMNFSKTMIQQIDTLTRIANAFSDFASLSAQNLEKICIIKEVEHVVTLFKNNNVNLYFKSRRLDAIFVLIDRTHLTRVLNNLINNSLQAQKNNTPISVNIEIEKIDKNCIIRVADNGTGIPAEIQDRIFEPNFTTKSSGTGLGLAMVKKIVDDFKGEINYTTSIKGTVFEIIIPIYNNI